The Cyanobacteriota bacterium genome segment GGAAGTTTAAGCCTTTTTTGGGTGTTGCAGAGTCATCAAATTCACCGTCACTGGCAGGTTCTGGTACTACTTGCCGTGGTTGATAACTTGTCCCTATCGCCTCTACCCCGTTATGAAGTTCCATCGCAACCTCTGCATGAAAAACATCCTGACGAACTCAGCCTTACACCCTTTGGCGATCGTTGAGTACCTCTACGTCATGGCTAGCGCTGTATCAGTACTCATAACATCATAAACATGTACCTAAAATCCAGACAAACTCAGACTCTACCTAACGACAGATTATTCATCATTCTTTAAATGGTACTAACATCTAATTGTTCATATGGCAAAGTTTTCGTTAAATTAACTAAATTTGCTCAAAGAATGTGTAGCTAATTTGCCACTATCTGTCTCCTGAAGCTAAGGATAGTTCTGGTAACGAAAGTCGTGCTGTTCACAGGTCTCGGTAAGATTGGGTGGTTTCTAGGATCAGGCGTTGATCACGGGCACCATTGGGCAAATCATAACGCAGTAGTACAACACCTCGTAGAAGTGTAGCTTGGGGGGTTAGCCCTAGTTGATCTAACCGTAGGGCTACAAGGGGGATAACTTCTGGTGGGGGGGTTACCGCGCCTGGTGAGCTAGGGAGTAGTCGAGCACCAACGTTGCTGTAGACTGGAATCCAACGATTATCCTTGCGAGCATAGATTTGGTAAACAGCATTAGCATAGGTAGTTTGAGGCTTGTTGCGAATGGTTAACTGTAGGGCGATCGCCGGTCGTCCTTGACTGCTAACCCTGAGCAGGTTCACCGTGCCGCTCCAGTGTTGAGCACCCTTGCCCTGGTCTAGGGGAAATACAGTGCCTGGAAACAATTGGTTATAAGACTGCTTGAGAGCATTGAACCCTGGCAATGGCTCTTGAAAACTCTGGAACAGGTCGCTGTTGAGAATCTGGTTAAATTCCTGCTGAGTTAAGGATTGCACCTGTCCAGGAATGCCCCGGTTGTTAATGGTTACTCGTCGTCCCGGTGTGAGGATGACGGGTGGAGCAGTGGGGCGATCGCGGCGCGTCAGGTTCACCTGTCCCTCTAGCACTGTAAACCTTTCGTGCTGTTGTTCGTCTACATCGATCAGGTAAAGGGTGCCTCGCACACCAGCAATGTAATTGCGAGTGCAGGCATTGGCAGCGCCATTGACCAATACTTGTCCTTGTTGAACATGCACACACTGGTTGCCTACGGTGAGCACAGCGTTTGTGCCTAAGCGCCCGATCGCTCCAGTGTTAAAGCGAAGACTGGCTCTAGCCTGCCCTGTGCGAATCCGCTCGCCCGATCGGGCAATGTCGCGCACCTGCGCTAACCGGTTTTGGATATACACTTGATTACTTTGCAGAATTTCGGTGATAGTAGCTTGGGTGATGGTTCTGCTCTGAGCAAAGGCAGGAAGACTGTGCAGCCCGATCGTCAACAGACAACTGCAAACAGCAACCGCTAGCCAGCCTATAACTCGTCCGTACCGGTTATCTAGCCATCGTTTCAGCTTACGTACTGTGAGGTTAGTCGTCATGGCTTGTCTCCTGTTCAAAACCGTGCAAGGGTACAAAAAGTACAGAACACGTCTATAGATTTGGTGAAGACAGACAGGAACGCCCGGTTCCAGCAGATGTCCCAGAAAGATAAGTGTCACTAATGGGGTCTAGGGACGATCGTGACTGCGAGGTCAGCAGTACATCAAGGCCAAACCCTGATCAACACAGAACTGATAGCAGGGAAACTGTAAGTTGTAACACTTTTGTAGTATGACAAGTGAGTCCAATTCTTAGTCCAAGGTTGTAGTACGTTCCCAAGCAAGCATCAGTAAAATTTATTATTGAAGTGCCCTAACCGACTTGACAATGTGCAATCTTGTGTCACTTGGGGCTAGATCAGGTAATCCACTCCTAAAAACCTGCACTATAATCACGGCAATCAAGTTGAGCGTAGCGTTTGAGGATACAGTCATGAACAAGGGCGAATTAGTAGATGCCGTTGCAGGCAAGGTTTCGGTTACGAAGAAAGATGCAGATGCGATCATCACAGCGATCGTAGACTCGATTATGGAAGCGGTCTCAACTGGCGATCGAGTGACTCTAGTGGGCTTTGGCACCTTCGAAGCTCGCGATCGGCAAGCACGAGAAGGGCGC includes the following:
- a CDS encoding FecR family protein, with product MTTNLTVRKLKRWLDNRYGRVIGWLAVAVCSCLLTIGLHSLPAFAQSRTITQATITEILQSNQVYIQNRLAQVRDIARSGERIRTGQARASLRFNTGAIGRLGTNAVLTVGNQCVHVQQGQVLVNGAANACTRNYIAGVRGTLYLIDVDEQQHERFTVLEGQVNLTRRDRPTAPPVILTPGRRVTINNRGIPGQVQSLTQQEFNQILNSDLFQSFQEPLPGFNALKQSYNQLFPGTVFPLDQGKGAQHWSGTVNLLRVSSQGRPAIALQLTIRNKPQTTYANAVYQIYARKDNRWIPVYSNVGARLLPSSPGAVTPPPEVIPLVALRLDQLGLTPQATLLRGVVLLRYDLPNGARDQRLILETTQSYRDL
- a CDS encoding HU family DNA-binding protein, translated to MNKGELVDAVAGKVSVTKKDADAIITAIVDSIMEAVSTGDRVTLVGFGTFEARDRQAREGRNPQTGKTMTIPATRVPAFSAGKVFKDKVLEARDAEEAKATKGKAKGKK